The proteins below come from a single Drosophila suzukii chromosome X, CBGP_Dsuzu_IsoJpt1.0, whole genome shotgun sequence genomic window:
- the LOC108004668 gene encoding lanC-like protein 3 homolog, with translation MERRYLVNPFADFSGGESTPFASDEEHIKNLICTYVDAILEHCHPNNDEEDNRGDLYVGNAGIAFMFWKLNSSEQTRDLYPALDHAASFIRNAKSNAKRYKKRSAERYSFLCGNAGIYAVSAAISQAVKDTEELSNDLANFKSGIPSSQEFMHTKYGCDEVLVGRAGYLSGCYWLNDVLPEKKITDDDLVSICQLIVTSGREYSKINNSPCPLMYQYHGTEYLGAAHGLCAILHMLLDSPWFRTIPISAPAAELRDIKRSIDFFLELQDSDGNFPVALEDLRSGRDKRLVHWCHGAPGAVYVLAKAYLIFKEEKYLASLRRCADMVWKKGFLRKGPGICHGVAGNGYVFLLLFRLTNEMKYLYRAHKFMELLTDAEFKQRARTPDRPHSLYEGVAGTVCFLVDLLEPEQAYFPFMDVFH, from the coding sequence ATGGAGCGCCGCTACCTGGTGAACCCATTCGCCGATTTTTCCGGCGGTGAGAGCACACCGTTTGCCAGCGATGAGGAGCACATCAAGAACCTGATCTGCACCTACGTGGATGCCATACTGGAGCACTGTCATCCAAACAACGATGAGGAGGACAATCGAGGCGATTTGTATGTGGGCAATGCCGGCATAGCCTTCATGTTCTGGAAGCTCAACAGCAGTGAGCAGACGCGCGATCTTTATCCGGCCCTGGACCATGCGGCCTCCTTCATCCGGAACGCCAAGTCGAATGCCAAGCGATACAAGAAGCGCTCCGCCGAGCGCTACTCCTTTCTGTGCGGCAATGCCGGCATCTATGCCGTTTCGGCGGCCATCTCACAGGCGGTTAAGGACACCGAGGAGCTGTCCAACGACCTGGCCAACTTCAAGTCGGGTATCCCGTCCAGTCAGGAGTTTATGCACACCAAATACGGCTGCGACGAGGTGCTGGTGGGCCGGGCTGGCTATCTATCCGGCTGCTATTGGCTGAACGATGTGCTGCCGGAGAAGAAGATCACCGACGACGACCTGGTGTCAATTTGCCAGCTGATCGTGACCAGCGGCCGGGAGTACAGCAAGATAAACAACTCGCCGTGCCCGCTGATGTACCAGTACCATGGCACGGAGTACCTGGGCGCGGCCCACGGCCTGTGTGCCATCTTGCATATGCTGTTGGACAGCCCTTGGTTCCGCACCATTCCCATTTCGGCGCCGGCCGCCGAACTGCGTGATATCAAGCGCTCGATTGACTTCTTCCTGGAGCTGCAGGACAGCGATGGCAACTTCCCGGTGGCCCTGGAGGATCTGCGCTCCGGCCGGGACAAGCGTTTGGTGCACTGGTGCCACGGGGCACCTGGTGCGGTGTATGTACTGGCCAAGGCCTATTTGATCTTCAAGGAGGAGAAGTACTTGGCCTCGCTGCGTCGCTGCGCGGATATGGTTTGGAAGAAGGGCTTCCTGCGTAAGGGGCCGGGCATCTGCCATGGTGTGGCGGGCAATGGCTATGTGTTCCTGCTGCTGTTCCGACTGACCAATGAGATGAAGTACCTGTACAGGGCGCACAAGTTCATGGAGCTGCTGACCGATGCGGAGTTCAAGCAGCGCGCCAGGACACCAGATCGTCCGCACAGCCTGTACGAGGGCGTGGCCGGCACCGTCTGCTTCCTGGTGGATCTCCTCGAGCCGGAGCAGGCCTACTTCCCCTTCATGGACGTCTTTCACTAA
- the LOC108004667 gene encoding apyrase isoform X1 produces the protein MATSGYRFVGFLAMMMVIMVEAADREGFPVSIIHINDLHARFEPTDTSGGTCDDGEECIGGYPRTVYTVRKLLQEQADLNPIYINAGDSFQGTLWYNIGRWNVTQQLLNILPAEAMTLGNHEFDHGVEGLVPFLETVETNMLVANMDCAHEPTLEGKYNKSMIIERSGRKIGLIGVILETTYDLANTGKVIFRNESDTIREEAQLLKAQGANIIIVISHCGYDVDQEIAANAGDWIDVIVGSHSHTFLYTGDPPGPHSPAGDYPTEVIHSSGHRVLIVQASAYARYVGNLIVYFDDNGDVLDFEGDPLYMDQSVPEDDIVLQAMVPWQNEMESYANRVVGESRVYLQQVECSRGECNLGNFFTDAMLHAFVKDASSSSLEDSWSNVTIALTSQGTFRVPISAGNITYKQLFAMCPWQNRLVALTLRGKHIVELLEHGVAPMNVSSSSPRSSRFLQVSGLRFAFDLTGPAGQRVSNVRVRCSKCQVPEYGPLAMEERYRVVVMEYLANGKNGFGVISENAEDLEMGPFDLDALMDYMSAVGPITSGIEHRIKKLSFY, from the exons ATGGCAACCAGTGGCTATCGCTTTGTGGGTTTTCTGGCCATGATGATGGTCATCATGGTGGAGGCTGCAGATAGGGAGGGCTTTCCCGTATCCATCATCCACATAAACGACCTGCACGCCAG GTTCGAACCCACGGACACCTCCGGCGGCACCTGCGATGATGGAGAGGAGTGCATTGGCGGATATCCGCGCACCGTCTACACCGTGAGGAAGCTCCTCCAAGAGCAAGCGGACCTCAATCCCATCTACATCAATGCCGGCGACAGTTTCCAGGGAACGCTCTGGTACAACATCGGTCGCTGGAACGTCACCCAGCAGCTCCTGAACATCCTGCCCGCCGAAGCAATG ACCCTCGGCAATCACGAGTTCGATCACGGAGTGGAGGGGCTTGTACCCTTCCTGGAAACAGTGGAGACCAATATGCTGGTGGCCAACATGGACTGCGCCCACGAACCCACCTTGGAGGGCAAGTACAACAAGTCGATGATCATTGAGCGGTCGGGTCGAAAGATTGGCCTGATTGGTGTTATCCTAGAGACGACCTAC GATCTGGCCAATACCGGCAAGGTGATCTTTCGAAACGAGAGCGATACTATTCGCGAGGAGGCGCAGCTGCTAAAAGCCCAGGGGGCCAACATCATCATCGTGATCTCACACTGTGGCTACGATGTGGACCAGGAGATCGCGGCCAATGCCGGCGACTGGATCGACGTCATCGTGGGCTCCCACTCGCACACCTTCCTCTACACCGGTGATCCGCCGGGTCCGCACAGCCCCGCCGGCGATTACCCCACCGAGGTGATCCACAGCTCCGGCCACCGCGTCCTCATCGTCCAGGCCTCGGCCTATGCCCGCTACGTGGGCAACCTGATCGTCTACTTCGATGACAACGGCGATGTCCTGGATTTCGAGGGCGATCCGCTCTACATGGATCAATCCGTGCCCGAGG ATGATATCGTACTGCAGGCGATGGTGCCGTGGCAAAACGAGATGGAATCTTACGCCAACCGGGTCGTGGGCGAAAGTCGGGTTTATCTCCAGCAGGTCGAGTGCAGCCGTGGAGAGTGCAATCTGGGGAACTTTTTCACGGATGCAATGCTTCATGCG TTCGTCAAAGATGCTTCATCATCGTCCCTCGAGGACAGTTGGAGTAACGTGACCATAGCCCTGACTTCGCAGGGCACATTTCGAGTGCCCATTTCAGCTGGCA ACATCACCTATAAGCAACTGTTTGCCATGTGCCCCTGGCAGAATCGATTGGTCGCCCTAACACTACGTGGGAAGCACATTGTGGAGCTTCTGGAGCACGGTGTGGCGCCCATGAACGTCAGTTCGTCCTCGCCCAGGTCCTCCAGATTCCTGCAGGTTTCCGGTCTTCGGTTTGCTTTTGATTTGACCGGTCCCGCTGGTCAGCGCGTCTCCAATGTCCGAGTTCGGTGCTCCAAGTGCCAAGTGCCCGAGTATGGACCACTGGCTATGGAGGAGAGGTACCGCGTGGTGGTCATGGAATACCTAGCGAACGGAAAGAATGGTTTCGGCGTAATCAGCGAAAACGCAGAGGATCTTGA AATGGGTCCTTTCGATTTGGATGCCTTGATGGACTACATGAGCGCCGTGGGACCAATTACCTCTGGAATTGAGCATAGGATTAAAAAACTTAGCTTTTATTGA
- the LOC108004667 gene encoding apyrase isoform X2: MATSGYRFVGFLAMMMVIMVEAADREGFPVSIIHINDLHARFEPTDTSGGTCDDGEECIGGYPRTVYTVRKLLQEQADLNPIYINAGDSFQGTLWYNIGRWNVTQQLLNILPAEAMTLGNHEFDHGVEGLVPFLETVETNMLVANMDCAHEPTLEGKYNKSMIIERSGRKIGLIGVILETTYDLANTGKVIFRNESDTIREEAQLLKAQGANIIIVISHCGYDVDQEIAANAGDWIDVIVGSHSHTFLYTGDPPGPHSPAGDYPTEVIHSSGHRVLIVQASAYARYVGNLIVYFDDNGDVLDFEGDPLYMDQSVPEDEEVLEAMAPWKVTVDEMGKVVVGTTKVDLTKDDCAAGECNLGNYFCDAMVHSFVGMAPYEQKAWTNVSAGLMNIGGLRVPLNRGSLTYAHIVSMSPFENTLVSYNLPGSKIVEAMEWAVSKVDLENGVTGSYINLQFSGIRVKYDYTKPVGSRVVSVAIRCADCEVPKYEPLVSDQLYRLTSPNFLQAGGDGYTMLAEGTDIQFGVTDLDALISYTEHLDPIYQGLDGRITVLN, translated from the exons ATGGCAACCAGTGGCTATCGCTTTGTGGGTTTTCTGGCCATGATGATGGTCATCATGGTGGAGGCTGCAGATAGGGAGGGCTTTCCCGTATCCATCATCCACATAAACGACCTGCACGCCAG GTTCGAACCCACGGACACCTCCGGCGGCACCTGCGATGATGGAGAGGAGTGCATTGGCGGATATCCGCGCACCGTCTACACCGTGAGGAAGCTCCTCCAAGAGCAAGCGGACCTCAATCCCATCTACATCAATGCCGGCGACAGTTTCCAGGGAACGCTCTGGTACAACATCGGTCGCTGGAACGTCACCCAGCAGCTCCTGAACATCCTGCCCGCCGAAGCAATG ACCCTCGGCAATCACGAGTTCGATCACGGAGTGGAGGGGCTTGTACCCTTCCTGGAAACAGTGGAGACCAATATGCTGGTGGCCAACATGGACTGCGCCCACGAACCCACCTTGGAGGGCAAGTACAACAAGTCGATGATCATTGAGCGGTCGGGTCGAAAGATTGGCCTGATTGGTGTTATCCTAGAGACGACCTAC GATCTGGCCAATACCGGCAAGGTGATCTTTCGAAACGAGAGCGATACTATTCGCGAGGAGGCGCAGCTGCTAAAAGCCCAGGGGGCCAACATCATCATCGTGATCTCACACTGTGGCTACGATGTGGACCAGGAGATCGCGGCCAATGCCGGCGACTGGATCGACGTCATCGTGGGCTCCCACTCGCACACCTTCCTCTACACCGGTGATCCGCCGGGTCCGCACAGCCCCGCCGGCGATTACCCCACCGAGGTGATCCACAGCTCCGGCCACCGCGTCCTCATCGTCCAGGCCTCGGCCTATGCCCGCTACGTGGGCAACCTGATCGTCTACTTCGATGACAACGGCGATGTCCTGGATTTCGAGGGCGATCCGCTCTACATGGATCAATCCGTGCCCGAGG ATGAGGAGGTGCTCGAGGCCATGGCGCCGTGGAAGGTGACGGTCGATGAAATGGGCAAGGTGGTGGTGGGCACCACCAAAGTGGACCTCACCAAGGACGATTGTGCCGCCGGAGAGTGCAACCTGGGCAACTACTTCTGCGACGCCATGGTGCATTCT TTCGTGGGAATGGCTCCCTATGAACAAAAGGCGTGGACGAATGTCTCCGCCGGACTCATGAACATCGGAGGACTTCGCGTGCCACTCAACAGGGGCA GTCTTACGTACGCCCATATAGTCAGTATGTCACCCTTCGAGAACACCCTGGTATCCTACAATCTGCCGGGCAGCAAAATAGTGGAGGCTATGGAGTGGGCCGTTAGCAAGGTGGACCTTGAGAACGGGGTGACCGGATCGTATATTAACCTGCAGTTCTCGGGCATTCGGGTGAAGTACGACTACACCAAGCCTGTCGGATCGCGGGTTGTATCCGTGGCGATTCGTTGTGCGGACTGCGAGGTGCCCAAGTACGAGCCCCTGGTATCCGACCAACTATATCGCCTCACATCGCCCAACTTCCTGCAGGCGGGCGGCGATGGGTACACCATGCTCGCCGAGGGCACAGATATCCA GTTTGGAGTCACCGACTTGGATGCCCTGATCTCGTACACCGAACACCTTGATCCCATCTACCAGGGTCTCGATGGACGCATCACCGTGCTCAACTAA